From the Deltaproteobacteria bacterium genome, the window CACCGTAACTCTCCGATCCCAGCAAAGATAGGCAAAAGATCGCACCACAGTACAACCAAACGCGAAGCGTAGCCATAAAACCTCCTTTTCTCTTGCGAGAGCAGTCTACTTTGGCATAGTAAGGAGGGTGTGACAAGAAATCTAAGGAGGGTTCAATATGGCGACAGCAGATCTCGAACACCGAGTACAGGCGCTGGAAAAACAGGTCCAAGAACTTGAGGACCGTGGGGCAATTCAAAATTTACGTATGCGGTTTCATGAATGTGTGAACGAGAAAAATCCGGATGGGATTGGCGAACTCTTTAGTACCGATGCTGAACTCCATTACTCGCACCTTGGGACTGCAATCGGGCGAGAGAAGATCATTCGTTTCTTTCAGAAGGGCCTGTCTGAATTGGTACCGTTCGTCAAACAGTATCTTCACAATCATGTTGTGACCGTGAACGGCAACACGGCTACGGGGCTGAGCTACCTGGAAGCAACTCCGGTCCACAAAGGAGAAAGCTATCTGGTGGCAGCACGATTTGATGATGAATACGTCAAAGAAAATGGCCGCTGGTACTTCAAGAAAGTGACATTGACGCCGCATTTCATGGTACCGTTGAAAGAAGGCTGGGCGCAGGAAGATCGTATTAAGATGGGACGGTGAGACATTGCGGATTGTCGATTGCGGATTGCGGAATAAAAGGAAGGACTGATTATGGCAACACTGCTACACATGTCGTTTCGTGTGAAAGACCCCGAACGTTCGGCTGCGCTCTATGCTGAGCTGTTGAATGGCAAAGTGACTGACCCCGGACCGGTTCTTCGTCCGGCTGGGGAGAAAGCGGTGACGTTCGGGCGTGGACAACAGGACCCGTTAGCCGACTACCTGGAGTTCTGGCCACAGGATAAACATTGGCAGGGAGGATTCACGGTGAGTGATCCAGCCCGCCATCAGCCCTTTGGTCATGTCG encodes:
- a CDS encoding nuclear transport factor 2 family protein — protein: MATADLEHRVQALEKQVQELEDRGAIQNLRMRFHECVNEKNPDGIGELFSTDAELHYSHLGTAIGREKIIRFFQKGLSELVPFVKQYLHNHVVTVNGNTATGLSYLEATPVHKGESYLVAARFDDEYVKENGRWYFKKVTLTPHFMVPLKEGWAQEDRIKMGR
- a CDS encoding VOC family protein; this translates as MATLLHMSFRVKDPERSAALYAELLNGKVTDPGPVLRPAGEKAVTFGRGQQDPLADYLEFWPQDKHWQGGFTVSDPARHQPFGHVAFSTDKSYDQLATIAQKHGVEIRREERGPFGDVPVVYDYEGNFLEFFAVK